CTAAAAAAACTCGTTTAAGCTTGTGAGTTGCTCAAATTGAACATTAAGATGCTTGATCGCGAGCACAAATGTCTTATTTACACCCTAGCTCTTGTAAATGATTGGTTTTATTGTTGGGTACTTCTATCATTATGTGCAAAAATGTTATTCTCCAGGGAATGATGCTTGTAGAAATAAACAAAACATCATCTCTTCCAATTGCCAAGGAGATGACCCAAGGCTGTTCTGCATCTGATGCACGGTTGCTTCTTAGAAGATTGAAGCCTCCTCCTCCTCGAACACCAGAGCACCGGTCATCGGATCCCATTGAGATATCCCCTTAATTGCCTGCATGTTACAACTACAACTGGTTTTCAAATTTCGTATTGGAATCCATGATCCTTTGTTTTGCATAAAAACCAAGGATCCATGGAGCTTCACTTCATTGCAACGGCAAACATGAAAGAAACAAGGCATGTATTTACATGGATCCATTGACAAATTTTGAGAAGAAAACTGGTTAGAAGAACAAAGACAGCTGCTAATTGATTTCAAATGTATAGATTGTATGATTTAACTTATGGAAAAACAGAAACTTCTATTTAAATTAAGTTCTTTATATATTCGACATCAAGGGAGAAGAAGCTGCTTGATTTCATTAACTACGTCGAGTATCTTCTTGCTAGGTGAATCCCTGTAAGAAGATCCAGGCCCTAATATCATGAACCGGTTCCACCCATCCATAATCTCAGGGCAAAAGACCTTCCAAAGTATGGTGGTCTCCATCCACGACGGCACCGTCAAGTATCTGTCCCCACGCCTGGCGCTTTCAACTATTGCCTTTGCACATTTCTCTACCGACTCTACTGGCATCAAACTCACCTGGACCTGCCACAAATTCATACAAACCCGTTACATTATAAATCCGAGTTCCAATGCAATTGAGAAACAACAATATTATTTGAACCAGATTGGACCAAAAAGTTGAACTAGTTAGACTTAAGAATTAGTATAAACCAATTGCGTTGAGccaactttattatttttttgaacttctaataaattttatcaaactGGTTGAATCGTTTGCATTGACAAACCTCTAGTCGATCTAGTTCAACCAACGATCTGATTTGAAAAAAAACattaagaaagaaaatgaaaattccATTGCTTCATAAAATAAAGTGAATCTACACTTAAAccactaattaaattaatatcgTGAGTTAATCgaataacaattaaaaaaataaaaatattcattgaTAAAGTAAAATGAATATGTATTTACTATAAATCACTGACTTGAGTTAATGTCACGGTTAATTAAGTaccaatttaattgaaaaaagacattattttgaaatgattttatatatttgatcTATAGAATGAATGTCATgagttaataaatatttaatttaattaaaaaataaaaataccctcACTTATTAGAGTATTATTTAGAaagtatttttgtgttttatataaaaaatagaaaaatatgattGAAGGCATGCATTTTTGGTTTTCCACATTGACTCATTACTATTAATCTCATTTGGTTTTAGGTCTCACAATAAAGTGTATATTATTTAAGAACCATTTTAGTATCATATTGACCAAAAACGAGAAAGATCTAAGTTCAAGTTACTTACATCTCTCATTTCTCGATCAACTTCCAATCTGCCTTCCTTTGATAGGAATTTGCCTTCGGTCATCTCGGTATCAATAAATCCGGGCGTCACGATTGTGACTCCGATTTGAGTCCCAAATTCAATCCTCAATGTCTCGTAAAAGCTTATCAGTGCAGCTTTGCTTGCCTTGAATTATTGCATCAACTTCATTATTAGAATTgctcaaagttcatatataacaGTAATGATGATGAGATATCTTACATTGTAGAAGGCAGTTCTGGGTGCAAATACCCATCCAGCACATGATGATATCACTATTATCTTCCCTTTGCTCTTCTTTAGGTGTTGCTGTGCAAAATAACTGCTGTATACTGAACCCCAGAAGTTTATGTCCTGAGATAAGTTaatatttagtccctaaactaagTAACTTTCTCATCTTGCTACTTAAATTTCTTGTCAAC
The Gossypium hirsutum isolate 1008001.06 chromosome A07, Gossypium_hirsutum_v2.1, whole genome shotgun sequence genome window above contains:
- the LOC107926190 gene encoding 11-beta-hydroxysteroid dehydrogenase-like 6, giving the protein LRLLENISCAIVLAIIFDRSYRERKNTGCAFALFRLFGFFPTISTVRTLFKENLTGKVVLITGASSGIGEHLAYEYARRGARLALVARRNQRLQEVADVCEIIGSPETVHILGDVSNNDDCKRLIDATVNHFGQLDHLVANAGVAPVCLFEDYDDITKASPAIDINFWGSVYSSYFAQQHLKKSKGKIIVISSCAGWVFAPRTAFYNASKAALISFYETLRIEFGTQIGVTIVTPGFIDTEMTEGKFLSKEGRLEVDREMRDVQVSLMPVESVEKCAKAIVESARRGDRYLTVPSWMETTILWKVFCPEIMDGWNRFMILGPGSSYRDSPSKKILDVVNEIKQLLLP